In Deinococcus radiopugnans ATCC 19172, the following are encoded in one genomic region:
- a CDS encoding LysR family substrate-binding domain-containing protein, translating into MILQTLGKLELRGGVCTRSKSLLLLSYLAVEGRQERAHLARLFFRGAVNPLGSLRTTLHRLRDEVPGAVQVDGTRLRATIACDAQHLLSRLDAGDLSGATALYTGAFLAGVHLPDWSEPLENWVYARRATIARRVRGSLLRLGEQAAAQGDFNAGADLAERACWLAGGPAPNIEELERLLLLLTAGQSVMLGQLQSDLTDDPHWSVAEAQRALSASLPVQARTAALPRLRTAGPLEAGDLVLGTTGFLNHAVVPAALRRYAERYPLARLTFKELFSSAQLQALTDGTLDVGFVTLPIEGDQIAWEQLWREAYVALLPAKHPLARLREVPLRALDGEVMVIHPRQVHPPLYDHVLKLLKHNGVVPPQLLEGAGPQTRNQFVAGGFGYTLALPSWPAELPGLVRRPIRYAAHQRPMVMDGAVAWHRTRVSAPASAFIDIVLALRTQGAGRG; encoded by the coding sequence GTGATCCTCCAGACGCTCGGCAAGCTGGAGCTTCGGGGCGGGGTCTGCACACGCTCCAAGTCCCTGCTGCTGCTGAGTTATCTGGCGGTGGAAGGCCGGCAGGAGCGCGCTCACCTCGCCCGGTTGTTTTTCAGGGGAGCGGTCAATCCACTGGGCAGTCTGCGGACCACCCTGCACCGTCTACGCGACGAGGTTCCCGGCGCGGTACAGGTGGACGGCACTCGGCTGCGGGCCACGATCGCCTGCGACGCTCAGCACCTTCTCAGCCGCCTCGATGCAGGCGATCTTTCTGGCGCCACGGCGCTGTACACCGGCGCGTTCCTGGCGGGGGTCCATCTGCCGGACTGGAGTGAACCGCTTGAAAACTGGGTGTACGCGCGCCGTGCCACCATCGCCCGGCGCGTGCGCGGCTCACTCCTGAGGCTGGGCGAGCAGGCGGCGGCGCAGGGCGACTTCAATGCCGGAGCCGATCTGGCCGAGCGGGCCTGCTGGCTCGCAGGTGGCCCTGCGCCCAACATCGAGGAACTGGAGCGCCTGCTGCTGCTGCTGACCGCTGGACAGAGCGTGATGCTGGGCCAACTTCAATCCGACCTAACCGATGACCCTCACTGGTCAGTTGCGGAGGCCCAGCGGGCGCTCAGCGCCTCTCTTCCGGTGCAGGCGCGAACGGCAGCGCTGCCCCGGCTCCGCACCGCAGGGCCACTGGAGGCCGGGGATCTGGTGCTGGGCACCACTGGATTTCTCAACCACGCGGTGGTGCCTGCGGCCCTGCGGCGTTACGCCGAACGGTATCCGCTGGCCCGGCTCACCTTCAAGGAGCTCTTCAGCAGCGCTCAGCTTCAGGCGTTGACCGATGGCACGCTGGATGTGGGTTTCGTGACTCTGCCCATCGAGGGCGATCAGATCGCCTGGGAGCAGCTGTGGCGGGAGGCCTACGTCGCTCTGCTCCCCGCCAAGCATCCCCTGGCCCGTCTCCGCGAGGTGCCGCTGAGGGCCCTGGACGGCGAGGTGATGGTCATCCATCCGCGTCAGGTCCATCCACCGCTGTATGACCATGTGCTCAAGCTGCTCAAGCACAACGGCGTCGTCCCGCCACAACTGCTGGAGGGGGCTGGGCCCCAGACGCGCAACCAGTTCGTGGCCGGCGGCTTCGGCTACACCCTGGCGCTGCCCTCGTGGCCCGCCGAGCTGCCTGGACTGGTGCGGCGGCCCATCCGCTACGCCGCCCACCAGCGGCCGATGGTCATGGACGGCGCAGTCGCCTGGCACCGAACCCGTGTGTCCGCACCCGCGTCGGCGTTTATTGACATTGTTCTGGCGCTGCGCACTCAGGGCGCGGGCAGAGGTTGA